From the genome of Spirosomataceae bacterium TFI 002, one region includes:
- a CDS encoding transcriptional regulator, PadR family, giving the protein MKIENAKVQMRKGILEYCILQIISRGEIYASEILDELIEAEIMVVEGTLYPLLTRLKNDGLLDYKWVESLSGPPRKYYVLTETGKEFLNILGDTWTNLSTSVQTIISNSSKKS; this is encoded by the coding sequence ATGAAAATAGAAAATGCAAAGGTGCAAATGAGGAAAGGTATCCTCGAATATTGCATCCTCCAAATCATCTCCAGGGGCGAAATTTACGCTTCGGAGATTTTGGATGAACTTATAGAAGCGGAGATCATGGTAGTAGAGGGTACGCTCTATCCGCTCCTAACCCGTTTAAAAAATGATGGCTTACTCGATTACAAATGGGTAGAGTCACTTTCAGGGCCACCAAGAAAATACTACGTTCTCACCGAGACCGGAAAAGAATTTCTAAATATTCTTGGAGACACCTGGACCAACCTCTCCACTTCTGTTCAAACCATCATCTCAAACTCCTCTAAAAAAAGCTAA
- a CDS encoding Phage shock protein PspC (stress-responsive transcriptional regulator): MKKTVQINIAGILFNIEEDAYSKLSTYLKSIQHYFSAFESSDEIVADIESRIAEKFLGKGDAEKLIVKLSDVDAVITRMGSVEDFEALEEEVDFREDAQPKEEKKEEFAAAASQDPKSKRLFRDTKRKALGGVLAGLAHYFQFDVTWIRVIFILLFIGITPITETGASGFLLIAYIICWIAFPPNDQLEDNSKIKKFYRNPDKKVLVGVASGLSAYFNVDVALIRILFVVFSGIGIGVIAYLALWIGAPYADSLTRKMEMKGEPVTLENIENSIRKSQGITNEKEENTITKILLFPFRVISMIFGALGNLLRHLGPVARVVAGLFLAFIGIAMLFASLGVTTAFFGITSNAHLFDLPRNVGMLFGEVPKAGGIFLFLATLFPGLAATLGGFSLISNQRVGTRNFWLTALALWVIGIFGLAMYGGTYAMNFNKRDVVTEEITLNTTSNKLFFEVNGDNFYNDDFDFDIDLDFEESTNGNIEIVKRLEARGSSTKQARENAENIIYNIVQKGDTIVFDSDLSLKNDQPFRNQQVRLLVRIPKGTQFGLSENFVSRLFGQQRSMMYKYGLNRSKLNEIVYIMDDKGELSCVDCPALSDVERDALDRNYGNDYDVADRDYQQRAPYRQTYNFKDFDSIELSGSFQAIITQADSFSVEVVADRDRDLSDVDVDKDGSRLSFEFTDNFFTDRDRVVVFITMPDIKDLDLSGASRIKVLNYENSGKMNVELSGASVAALDLEIDNLNMEINGASRAELIGRVSKLDLDVSGASRAETKRCIITTANVESSGASRVTLGKVTNLTSDSSGASRISRE, from the coding sequence ATGAAAAAGACCGTACAAATCAATATAGCTGGCATTCTCTTTAATATTGAGGAAGATGCATACAGCAAACTCAGCACTTACTTAAAATCAATTCAACATTATTTCTCGGCATTTGAAAGCTCCGATGAAATTGTTGCCGACATAGAATCACGAATTGCAGAAAAATTTCTTGGCAAAGGAGACGCCGAAAAGCTTATTGTCAAACTTTCTGACGTGGACGCCGTAATTACAAGAATGGGAAGTGTTGAAGACTTCGAGGCTCTTGAAGAGGAAGTTGACTTCCGTGAGGATGCACAGCCTAAAGAAGAAAAGAAGGAAGAATTTGCAGCTGCTGCAAGTCAAGACCCTAAGTCGAAAAGGTTATTTAGAGACACAAAAAGAAAAGCTCTTGGAGGTGTTTTGGCAGGACTTGCTCACTATTTCCAATTTGATGTCACTTGGATCAGGGTCATCTTTATCTTGCTATTCATTGGTATTACACCCATAACTGAAACAGGAGCTTCGGGATTTTTACTAATAGCATATATTATTTGCTGGATCGCATTCCCGCCAAATGACCAGTTAGAAGACAATAGCAAAATCAAAAAGTTTTATCGTAACCCCGACAAAAAAGTGCTAGTTGGTGTTGCAAGTGGACTATCTGCCTACTTCAATGTTGACGTAGCTCTCATTCGTATACTATTTGTCGTATTTAGTGGTATAGGTATTGGAGTCATTGCTTACCTCGCACTATGGATAGGTGCCCCTTATGCCGACAGCCTAACCCGTAAAATGGAAATGAAGGGCGAACCAGTGACTTTGGAAAATATCGAAAACTCAATTCGCAAAAGCCAAGGAATCACTAATGAAAAAGAAGAAAATACCATTACCAAGATTTTACTTTTCCCATTTAGAGTTATATCAATGATTTTTGGGGCTTTAGGAAATCTACTTCGCCACCTTGGTCCTGTTGCTCGAGTGGTTGCAGGTTTGTTTTTAGCATTCATAGGTATCGCAATGCTATTTGCATCATTAGGTGTTACAACAGCCTTCTTTGGAATTACATCCAATGCTCACTTGTTTGACTTGCCAAGAAATGTAGGAATGCTGTTTGGAGAAGTACCCAAAGCTGGAGGAATCTTCTTATTCCTAGCTACATTGTTTCCCGGCCTAGCTGCCACTCTTGGAGGATTTAGCCTTATCTCTAATCAAAGAGTTGGAACTAGAAACTTTTGGCTCACCGCACTTGCTCTATGGGTAATAGGAATATTTGGCCTTGCCATGTATGGTGGTACTTACGCTATGAACTTCAACAAAAGAGATGTTGTAACTGAAGAAATCACACTTAACACTACTTCTAATAAATTGTTTTTCGAGGTAAATGGTGATAATTTCTACAACGACGACTTCGACTTTGATATTGACTTAGATTTTGAAGAAAGTACTAATGGCAATATCGAAATTGTAAAAAGATTAGAAGCTAGAGGTAGCAGTACAAAACAGGCAAGAGAAAATGCCGAAAACATCATTTACAATATTGTACAAAAGGGTGATACGATAGTTTTTGATTCGGATCTTTCATTAAAAAATGATCAACCATTCAGAAATCAGCAGGTACGACTTTTAGTAAGAATACCTAAAGGAACACAGTTTGGACTTTCAGAAAACTTCGTATCTCGATTGTTCGGGCAGCAACGCTCAATGATGTATAAGTATGGTCTTAATAGATCTAAACTGAATGAAATCGTCTACATCATGGATGACAAAGGTGAACTATCCTGTGTAGATTGCCCTGCTCTTTCAGATGTGGAGCGGGATGCTTTAGATAGAAACTATGGAAATGATTATGATGTCGCCGATCGCGATTACCAACAAAGAGCTCCATATAGACAGACTTATAATTTCAAAGACTTTGATTCAATCGAGTTGTCTGGGTCATTCCAAGCAATTATTACTCAAGCCGATTCTTTCAGCGTAGAAGTTGTTGCCGATAGAGATCGTGACCTCAGTGATGTTGATGTAGACAAAGATGGCAGTCGACTATCCTTCGAGTTTACCGATAACTTCTTCACAGATCGAGACAGAGTAGTGGTATTTATCACTATGCCAGATATCAAAGACCTTGATTTAAGCGGAGCAAGTAGAATCAAAGTTCTGAATTATGAAAACTCTGGTAAAATGAACGTTGAGCTAAGTGGGGCATCTGTTGCAGCATTAGATTTAGAAATAGATAACCTCAACATGGAAATAAATGGAGCCAGCAGAGCTGAACTAATAGGTAGGGTATCTAAACTTGACTTAGATGTATCGGGAGCCAGTAGAGCAGAAACAAAAAGATGTATCATTACCACTGCAAATGTAGAATCTAGTGGAGCGAGTAGAGTAACCCTAGGAAAAGTGACCAACCTAACCTCAGACTCCTCAGGAGCAAGTAGAATTAGCAGAGAATAA
- a CDS encoding Protein-S-isoprenylcysteine O-methyltransferase Ste14, which yields MEHFFSLFTVWLAYGLLHSALASSQVKSFVQQTFSWSAQRYRLLFVIIAILSLLPALYIHLISPSIALWENSSFQKLAGAAMATSGLFIIKRAFQAYDLKQFVGLAQEEPNDILITTGYLSKVRHPLYSGTLLFFYGWFLFSNTNCNLALAIAMHAYTLIGIHWEEKKLIAKFGKAYKDYMEKVPALIPKKLN from the coding sequence ATGGAACATTTCTTCTCACTTTTTACTGTATGGTTGGCCTATGGGCTTTTGCATAGTGCTCTTGCTAGTTCTCAAGTAAAAAGCTTTGTACAACAAACCTTTTCGTGGTCTGCACAGCGATATCGGTTACTATTTGTAATCATTGCCATTCTTTCCCTCTTGCCTGCTTTGTATATTCATTTGATTTCACCATCTATAGCATTGTGGGAGAATTCTAGTTTTCAAAAACTGGCGGGAGCAGCGATGGCAACAAGTGGCTTGTTTATTATAAAGCGGGCATTTCAAGCTTATGACCTAAAGCAGTTTGTAGGACTTGCTCAAGAAGAACCAAATGACATACTGATCACTACAGGCTATCTCTCCAAAGTAAGGCACCCGCTGTATTCAGGAACGCTATTGTTCTTTTATGGTTGGTTTTTGTTTAGCAATACCAACTGCAATTTAGCCCTGGCAATTGCCATGCATGCATACACGCTCATTGGCATCCACTGGGAAGAGAAAAAACTGATTGCAAAATTTGGCAAAGCCTACAAAGACTACATGGAAAAAGTACCGGCTTTGATTCCTAAAAAGCTTAATTAG
- a CDS encoding N-terminal double-transmembrane domain-containing protein: MKFLFPSILWALGALAIPLIVHLFNFRRTKKIFFTNVAFLQKVETETSSFRKLKQWLIMAARMLALACLVFAFAQPFLPAANQSSLSVNGVNSIYLDNSLSMENTTDNKRYIDLAVVKLEGLLEQLKNSPNLQFLTNDFGGEDYMLNSGTSLKEKLTSLEFGNTPRSLSAVYKRQSNLAQKQDSEAGNNFFWISDFQKSTIGNLKDIEFDSTNTVYVVPVIGAVNQNVYVDSVWLQTPFIREMQNNNLNVAFRNSGNKDVVNLPVKLQIDGSQSSGSSVSIPAGGSAKATFSFSVQDKGQHKAEISFDDQPLTFDNSYFFTIEASPAIKVLHLYDERSELDYIGKLYKNDSLFAFQSYNVNNVDVSRMADFDLVILEGIRNYRTNLVNGAKELVASGGSVSLIPTAQGDSSSTASLLSNFGIRVSKIDRSKLDPTSQRKVKYPDVRNPFFSDVFEQINIPNNVELPAMQPVLAWEGIGEPLLYFSNDQRFMTHTQTGRGSVYVFASPLLKGHGNFAEHAFFVPTFIKIASNSLKSSALAYKLSEENIVLELSDLKKNATYKLVKDGNEILPIQRVVDNKLFLTLPSNSDLPENSEIAAGYYDLVFDGKVLHTLALNHDPKESQMDFYTSEELREAFAGNENVQVFDGLLESDFVKSFTDQNIGKSLWVYFLIGALLFLLAEMLLVRFMKG, translated from the coding sequence ATGAAATTTCTATTTCCGTCAATTCTGTGGGCTTTAGGTGCATTGGCAATTCCGCTTATTGTGCATTTGTTCAATTTCAGGCGTACCAAAAAAATCTTTTTTACCAATGTTGCTTTTCTTCAAAAAGTTGAAACTGAGACTTCTTCTTTTAGAAAACTAAAGCAATGGCTCATTATGGCTGCCAGAATGTTGGCATTGGCTTGTTTGGTTTTTGCTTTTGCTCAGCCTTTTCTCCCTGCTGCAAACCAAAGCTCGCTAAGTGTGAATGGGGTAAATAGCATATACTTAGACAATTCACTAAGTATGGAAAATACGACAGATAACAAAAGGTATATCGACTTGGCGGTAGTGAAGCTGGAAGGTTTGCTAGAACAGCTCAAAAACTCCCCGAATTTGCAGTTTCTTACTAATGATTTTGGAGGGGAAGATTACATGCTTAATAGTGGTACTTCGCTAAAAGAGAAGTTGACGAGTTTAGAATTTGGAAATACGCCTAGGTCGCTTTCGGCTGTATACAAAAGGCAGAGTAATTTAGCCCAAAAGCAAGATTCTGAAGCAGGAAATAACTTTTTCTGGATTTCAGATTTTCAAAAAAGCACGATTGGGAATTTGAAAGACATAGAATTTGATTCTACTAATACAGTGTACGTGGTGCCGGTTATTGGTGCTGTAAATCAGAATGTGTATGTGGATTCTGTGTGGTTGCAAACTCCCTTTATTCGCGAAATGCAGAATAATAACTTAAACGTTGCATTTAGAAATTCGGGTAATAAGGATGTGGTAAATCTTCCAGTGAAACTACAGATAGACGGTTCTCAATCCTCTGGTTCTTCTGTTTCCATTCCTGCAGGCGGATCTGCGAAAGCTACCTTTAGCTTTTCGGTTCAAGATAAGGGGCAGCACAAAGCTGAAATTAGTTTCGATGATCAGCCATTAACTTTTGACAATAGTTACTTCTTTACCATTGAGGCTTCTCCAGCCATCAAGGTGCTTCACCTTTACGATGAGCGAAGTGAGCTCGATTACATAGGTAAACTGTACAAAAATGATAGCCTTTTTGCATTTCAGTCTTACAATGTCAATAATGTTGACGTGTCTAGAATGGCTGATTTCGATTTGGTGATTTTAGAAGGAATAAGAAATTACAGGACGAATCTTGTGAATGGGGCAAAAGAATTAGTTGCCAGTGGCGGGAGCGTTAGCCTTATCCCTACTGCACAAGGCGATTCTTCAAGTACAGCTAGTTTATTGAGCAATTTTGGAATTCGAGTTTCAAAAATTGACCGAAGTAAACTTGACCCTACTTCTCAGCGAAAAGTAAAATATCCAGATGTGAGGAATCCATTTTTCTCGGATGTTTTTGAACAAATCAATATTCCAAATAATGTGGAATTACCTGCAATGCAGCCTGTACTTGCTTGGGAGGGAATAGGGGAGCCGCTGCTCTACTTTAGCAACGATCAGCGATTCATGACTCATACACAAACTGGAAGGGGAAGTGTATATGTATTTGCCAGCCCATTGCTCAAGGGTCATGGTAATTTTGCTGAGCATGCGTTTTTTGTCCCAACCTTTATTAAAATAGCTTCAAATAGCCTGAAATCTTCGGCATTGGCATATAAATTAAGTGAAGAAAATATCGTTTTAGAACTCTCTGATCTCAAGAAAAATGCAACTTATAAACTCGTAAAAGATGGAAATGAGATTTTGCCAATTCAAAGAGTTGTAGATAACAAGTTGTTTTTAACCTTACCTTCTAACTCAGATTTGCCTGAGAATTCTGAGATTGCTGCGGGGTACTACGACTTGGTGTTTGATGGAAAAGTTTTGCACACTTTGGCTTTGAATCATGATCCAAAAGAATCTCAGATGGATTTTTATACTTCAGAAGAACTAAGAGAAGCTTTTGCGGGAAATGAGAATGTACAAGTTTTTGATGGTCTCTTGGAAAGCGACTTTGTAAAATCTTTCACCGATCAAAATATTGGAAAGTCTCTCTGGGTTTATTTCTTGATTGGAGCACTTCTGTTTTTGTTAGCAGAAATGCTGTTAGTAAGGTTCATGAAAGGCTAA
- a CDS encoding dolichol-phosphate mannosyltransferase — translation MKLSVVIPAYNEEESIGETLHSLYNSLKKHNIDHEIWVTNDNSKDNTAAVLTELQKEIPTLVFETNKGPNGFGYAVRYGLERYSGDCVAVFMADMSDDPEDLVKYYRTMQEQDVDAVFGNRWAEGGKVIDYPRHKKVINRVANLIVRMVMGISYSDTTNAFKLYKRETMDGIKPFMAPHFNLTIELPLKSIVRGYSYAVVPNSWTNRKYGESKLKIKEMGSRYFFILMYCFIEKYFSRGDYMKKHPKS, via the coding sequence ATGAAATTAAGCGTAGTTATTCCTGCTTACAATGAGGAGGAATCCATAGGAGAAACCTTACACTCCCTTTACAATTCACTTAAAAAGCACAACATAGACCACGAAATATGGGTAACAAACGATAATTCGAAAGACAACACTGCAGCGGTTTTGACCGAATTGCAAAAAGAAATCCCAACCCTGGTATTTGAAACTAATAAAGGGCCAAATGGCTTTGGCTATGCTGTGAGGTATGGTTTAGAAAGATATAGTGGAGACTGCGTTGCTGTTTTCATGGCAGATATGAGTGATGATCCTGAGGATTTGGTGAAGTATTACCGCACCATGCAAGAGCAAGATGTAGATGCAGTTTTTGGTAATCGCTGGGCAGAAGGAGGAAAAGTAATTGACTATCCAAGGCATAAAAAAGTAATAAATAGAGTTGCAAACTTGATCGTGAGAATGGTAATGGGGATTTCTTATTCCGATACTACAAACGCGTTTAAACTATATAAAAGGGAAACAATGGACGGGATAAAGCCATTTATGGCTCCGCATTTCAACCTCACAATAGAATTACCTCTCAAAAGTATCGTTCGAGGCTACTCATATGCAGTTGTACCCAATAGCTGGACGAATAGGAAATATGGTGAATCTAAACTGAAAATAAAGGAGATGGGAAGCCGTTACTTCTTTATCTTAATGTACTGTTTCATCGAAAAGTATTTCTCTCGCGGCGATTACATGAAAAAGCATCCTAAATCTTAA
- a CDS encoding pyrroloquinoline quinone biosynthesis protein B — protein MLKYLFTLLSLGVFAQNNYQLHVLGTVQDAGSPHISCTKSCCSDLSLEAKSQRKVSCLAIENKQTGEYYIFDATPDFPAQIRMVNPHKLPSGIFLTHAHIGHYTGLMYLGREGLGADKIPVYTMPKMKHFLNTNGPWSQLVALQNIELKEMANKKSFKLEKDLIVTPFLVPHRDEYSETVGYQISVKGEKILFIPDINKWSVWEESIAEKIHDSDLAFVDATFFDQNEVKRDISEIPHPFVVESMKLFEKLSKKDKAKVHFIHLNHTNPLLDKESDAYKSVLKNGYKVAEFGQEINF, from the coding sequence ATGTTAAAATACCTATTTACCCTTCTTTCACTTGGCGTTTTTGCCCAAAACAATTATCAATTACACGTTCTCGGCACCGTACAAGACGCAGGCTCACCACATATATCTTGTACCAAAAGCTGTTGTAGTGATTTAAGTTTAGAAGCTAAAAGCCAAAGAAAAGTGAGTTGCCTAGCCATTGAAAATAAGCAAACAGGTGAATACTATATTTTTGACGCAACTCCAGATTTCCCAGCCCAAATCAGAATGGTAAATCCCCATAAATTACCAAGCGGAATATTTCTTACTCATGCACACATAGGGCACTATACTGGGCTAATGTACCTTGGTAGAGAAGGCTTAGGTGCCGATAAGATACCCGTTTACACCATGCCAAAAATGAAACATTTCTTGAACACAAATGGCCCTTGGAGTCAATTGGTGGCACTTCAAAACATTGAATTGAAGGAAATGGCAAACAAAAAGTCATTTAAACTGGAGAAAGACTTAATCGTTACTCCTTTTCTAGTTCCACATCGCGATGAATACTCCGAAACAGTTGGTTACCAAATAAGTGTGAAGGGCGAAAAGATTCTATTCATCCCAGATATTAACAAATGGTCAGTTTGGGAGGAGAGTATAGCAGAAAAAATACATGACTCAGATTTGGCATTTGTAGATGCCACATTTTTTGATCAAAATGAAGTAAAAAGAGACATTAGCGAAATCCCACACCCATTTGTGGTTGAAAGCATGAAACTCTTTGAAAAACTTTCCAAAAAAGATAAAGCGAAGGTTCACTTTATACATCTCAATCATACCAACCCACTGCTTGATAAAGAAAGTGATGCATACAAAAGTGTGCTTAAGAACGGTTATAAAGTTGCTGAGTTTGGACAGGAAATCAACTTCTAG
- a CDS encoding Arylsulfatase A, with amino-acid sequence MQFKSIFVLIFGFIIFVACKSTIEEDNLSPNLSDRPNVLLIIGDDMGKDAMNGFSEGVLKPQTPNLDKLMADGLTFTNFWTNPTCSPTRAAILTGKYGYRTGVKDAGDILSNTETIIHKYINQETDNAYATALIGKWHLSGNQNVTSPEDLGMDYFSGIMKGTVGDYYNWLLAENGSESISTEYVSTKLTDLAINWVGEQEKPWFLCLSYTAPHTPFHIPPSGTFSQEIPFGRNNLETYIAAIESMDYDIGRLLAKIPAEQLKNTTVVFLGDNGTPNQVAQFPYTASTVKGTIYQGGINMPLIISGYGVERRGKDENLIAATDLFSTIATIAGSSVENIHDSKSFKKLLTINGGHRDYVYSEQPNGYTIRNSQFKLIVYANSEELYDLSVDPYEKVNLMLKPLANASEIARNSLLSELKSIRN; translated from the coding sequence ATGCAGTTTAAATCAATTTTTGTCCTCATTTTTGGATTTATCATTTTTGTGGCCTGTAAATCTACAATTGAAGAGGACAACCTTTCTCCAAACTTAAGTGATCGCCCAAATGTCTTGCTAATCATAGGAGATGATATGGGTAAGGATGCCATGAATGGTTTTTCAGAAGGAGTTTTGAAACCTCAAACACCCAACTTAGACAAGCTAATGGCCGATGGGCTTACATTTACCAACTTTTGGACAAATCCAACTTGTAGTCCAACTAGGGCAGCGATTTTAACTGGAAAATATGGCTACCGCACAGGTGTAAAAGATGCAGGTGATATTTTGTCTAATACGGAAACAATTATACACAAATACATCAACCAAGAAACTGACAATGCGTACGCAACAGCATTAATTGGTAAGTGGCACTTGTCAGGTAATCAGAATGTTACAAGTCCTGAAGACCTAGGAATGGATTATTTTTCGGGAATTATGAAAGGCACTGTAGGTGACTACTACAACTGGCTATTAGCCGAGAACGGTAGTGAGTCTATTTCTACTGAATATGTATCTACAAAACTTACGGATCTTGCAATCAATTGGGTAGGAGAGCAGGAAAAACCATGGTTTCTATGTCTGTCCTATACCGCACCTCATACACCTTTTCATATTCCACCATCGGGCACTTTTTCTCAAGAAATTCCTTTTGGGAGAAATAATTTAGAAACTTATATAGCCGCGATAGAGTCTATGGACTACGACATAGGTCGACTTCTAGCGAAAATTCCTGCTGAACAATTGAAAAACACCACGGTCGTATTTTTGGGCGACAATGGTACACCTAATCAGGTTGCTCAATTCCCTTATACGGCATCAACAGTGAAAGGAACGATTTACCAAGGAGGAATTAATATGCCATTAATAATCTCTGGATATGGAGTGGAGCGAAGAGGTAAAGATGAAAACTTAATTGCAGCGACAGATCTATTTAGTACAATAGCAACGATTGCTGGTTCTTCAGTAGAGAATATTCATGATAGTAAAAGCTTCAAAAAGCTATTAACAATAAATGGAGGCCATAGAGATTATGTTTATTCTGAGCAACCAAACGGCTATACAATTCGCAACTCGCAATTCAAATTAATTGTCTATGCTAATTCTGAGGAGTTGTATGACCTGAGTGTTGATCCTTATGAGAAGGTAAACTTGATGCTAAAGCCCCTAGCTAATGCAAGCGAGATAGCTAGAAATTCTTTATTGTCAGAATTGAAATCGATTAGAAATTAG
- a CDS encoding CDP-paratose 2-epimerase, with product MNVAIVTGSAGLIGSESVAFLSEKFDLVIGIDNNLRQYFFGAEASTEWNKNRIESQYSNYKHYKADIRSEEEIGNIFNEYGKDIKLIVHTAAQPSHDWAAREPFMDFTVNANGTLVMLEMTRLHCPDAVFIFTSTNKVYGDNPNFLPLVEHETRWEIAEDHAYYENGIDEQMSIDHTKHSLFGASKVAADVLVQEYGRYFGMKTGVFRGGCLTGPNHSGAQLHGFLAYLMKCAITGNHYTIFGYKGKQVRDNIHSWDLVNMFWHFYENPRPAEVYNAGGGRFSNCSMQEGIALCEEITGNKMNYSLSDDNRSGDHIWYISDLSRFKAHYPTWDWKYDLKTTLVQMHDNISKRV from the coding sequence ATGAATGTTGCTATTGTAACTGGTTCGGCAGGTTTGATTGGTAGTGAATCTGTTGCCTTTTTGTCAGAAAAATTTGATTTGGTCATAGGGATTGACAATAATTTACGTCAATACTTTTTTGGTGCAGAGGCTTCCACGGAGTGGAATAAAAATAGAATCGAGTCACAATATAGTAACTACAAGCACTACAAGGCTGATATTCGTTCTGAAGAAGAAATTGGAAATATTTTCAATGAATATGGAAAGGATATAAAGTTGATCGTTCATACTGCAGCCCAACCTAGTCATGACTGGGCAGCTCGTGAGCCGTTTATGGACTTTACTGTCAATGCGAACGGTACACTTGTAATGCTTGAAATGACAAGGTTACATTGTCCTGATGCCGTGTTTATCTTTACTTCTACCAACAAGGTATACGGAGATAATCCTAACTTCTTGCCATTAGTGGAGCATGAAACACGCTGGGAAATTGCTGAAGATCATGCGTATTATGAAAATGGGATTGATGAGCAAATGAGCATCGATCATACAAAACATTCTCTTTTTGGAGCATCTAAAGTTGCGGCAGATGTACTTGTACAAGAGTACGGTCGCTATTTTGGAATGAAAACTGGAGTTTTCCGTGGAGGTTGCCTTACTGGGCCAAATCACTCAGGAGCTCAATTACATGGATTCCTTGCTTATTTGATGAAATGTGCAATTACAGGTAACCACTACACGATTTTTGGATACAAAGGAAAACAAGTGCGTGACAATATTCACTCTTGGGACTTGGTAAACATGTTTTGGCATTTTTATGAAAATCCACGTCCTGCGGAGGTTTACAATGCTGGTGGTGGTCGTTTTTCTAATTGCTCAATGCAAGAAGGAATTGCTCTCTGCGAGGAGATTACTGGAAATAAGATGAATTACAGCTTATCGGATGATAACAGAAGTGGTGATCATATCTGGTACATTTCTGATTTAAGTAGGTTCAAGGCACATTACCCTACTTGGGATTGGAAATATGACCTAAAAACTACTTTGGTGCAGATGCACGATAATATTTCGAAAAGAGTTTAA
- a CDS encoding L-2-hydroxyglutarate oxidase — protein MKYDVIVVGGGIVGLATALQILKSRPQTRLLVLEKENGPAQHQTGHNSGVIHSGLYYKPGSLKARNCIDGYNQLLDFCNEENIPYDLCGKIVVATSNEEIPMLETLYQRGVENGLTNLRYLNEGQMKEIEPHVAGVKAIKVPQTGIINYKLVSEKYAEKVQLLGGVINYGEQVSSISVFDKKSTVVTDKGSHETNLVVNCAGLYSDKVAQMSQQEKINLKIIPFRGEYYELKPEKQYLVKHLIYPVPDPNFPFLGVHFTRMIQGGAEAGPNAVLAFRREGYKKTDFNFGELKETLLWPGFQKVAAKYWKTGMGEYYRSFSKAAFTKALQKLIPEIQADDLIPGEAGVRAQACDYSGGLLDDFAIIENDQAINVCNAPSPAATSSLAIGKTVSELVLKRI, from the coding sequence ATGAAGTACGACGTAATTGTGGTTGGTGGAGGTATAGTTGGGCTTGCAACAGCTCTTCAAATTCTAAAATCGAGACCTCAAACAAGACTTTTGGTTTTAGAAAAAGAAAATGGGCCTGCTCAGCATCAAACTGGTCATAACAGTGGAGTAATTCACTCTGGATTATATTATAAACCAGGTAGTCTCAAAGCCAGAAATTGCATTGACGGATACAATCAATTATTGGATTTTTGTAACGAAGAGAATATCCCTTACGACTTATGTGGTAAAATTGTGGTAGCCACTTCAAACGAAGAAATCCCAATGTTGGAAACGCTCTATCAAAGAGGTGTGGAAAATGGATTGACAAACCTACGGTACCTCAATGAAGGCCAAATGAAAGAGATAGAACCTCACGTGGCTGGAGTAAAAGCTATTAAAGTTCCTCAAACCGGAATCATCAATTATAAATTGGTTTCAGAAAAATACGCTGAAAAAGTTCAACTATTGGGTGGGGTAATCAATTACGGAGAGCAAGTAAGCTCGATTTCGGTTTTTGATAAAAAATCAACTGTAGTGACCGACAAAGGAAGTCATGAAACAAATTTAGTTGTAAACTGTGCTGGGCTATACTCCGATAAAGTCGCTCAAATGAGTCAGCAAGAAAAAATCAACCTCAAAATCATTCCGTTTCGTGGAGAATATTACGAGCTAAAGCCTGAAAAACAATATTTAGTTAAGCATCTAATCTATCCAGTTCCTGATCCCAATTTCCCATTCTTAGGCGTTCATTTTACACGCATGATTCAAGGTGGTGCAGAAGCTGGACCGAATGCTGTACTTGCCTTTAGAAGAGAAGGTTACAAAAAGACCGATTTCAATTTCGGTGAACTAAAAGAAACTTTGCTTTGGCCTGGATTCCAAAAAGTAGCTGCCAAATACTGGAAAACTGGAATGGGCGAATATTACCGCTCTTTCTCCAAAGCGGCCTTTACCAAAGCTCTTCAAAAACTTATCCCTGAGATTCAAGCTGATGATCTTATTCCTGGCGAAGCTGGAGTGCGTGCACAGGCATGTGATTACAGCGGAGGCTTATTGGATGATTTCGCAATCATTGAAAATGACCAAGCAATCAATGTCTGTAACGCCCCCTCTCCTGCTGCTACCTCGTCTTTGGCGATTGGTAAAACAGTAAGTGAGTTGGTTTTGAAGCGGATTTAG